In the genome of Hippoglossus hippoglossus isolate fHipHip1 chromosome 12, fHipHip1.pri, whole genome shotgun sequence, one region contains:
- the mef2ca gene encoding myocyte enhancer factor 2ca isoform X1, which yields MGRKKIQIARIMDERNRHVTFTKRKFGLMKKAYELSVLCDCEIALIIFNSTNKLFQYASTDMDKVLLKYTEYNEPHESRTNSDIVDTLRKKGLNGCDSPDIEADDSAGQSPESDDKYRKINDDIDLMINRQRICQGLPPSNYDMGVSIPGSNASGLLYSHPGIGGGLGNHNLLPISHTHPSLQRNSMSPQRPSSTGNAGLMGSELTSTVVSSVGNGSYSNHCTSPGLLSPGGVSKNMQDKSPPSMSMSRKPDLRTLMPPSNKCNNMPTVNQRINHSQTAQTLSTPAVSISAPTLPGQGMGGYPSTLSSSYGTEFSLGNDLSSLSGFCGSGLGSMTSWQHQQIQNLQHPALGHMGNLCQNSNLNLNSGHQNLHIKSEPASPPRDRSIAMVGTGLGGGVTTAGYSTSARGPNESGRSPGDSASSCGSSYEGSEEREDYHGSDGFLLRPLSSQEERHSPSVKRMRLSEGWAT from the exons ATGGGGAGAAAAAAGATTCAGATAGCCCGGATAATGGATGAACGGAACCGACAT GTCACGTTCACCAAGCGCAAGTTTGGTCTGATGAAGAAAGCATATGAGCTGAGCGTGTTGTGCGACTGTGAGATTGCACTCATCATCTTCAACAGCACCAACAAGTTGTTTCAGTACGCCAGCACCGACATGGACAAAGTTCTGCTCAAATACACAGAATACAACGAGCCCCACGAGAGCAGGACCAACTCGGATATTGTGGat ACACTGCGTAAAAAGGGTTTAAACGGCTGCGACAGCCCCGACATCGAGGCAGATGACTCTGCTGGTCAGAGCCCAGAGTCAGACGACAAATACCGCAAAATCAATGATGACATCGACCTAATGATCAACAGACAGAGAATCTGT CAGGGTCTGCCTCCCTCCAACTATGACATGGGAGTGTCCATCCCAGGCAGTAATGCCAGCGGACTGCTGTACTCCCACCCAGGCATAGGAGGTGGTCTAGGTAACCACAATCTGCTgcccatctcacacacacacccctccctaCAGAGAAACAGCATGTCCCCTCAGCGGCCCTCTAGCACTGGAAATGCAG GACTGATGGGCTCAGAGCTGACGAGCACTGTGGTCTCCAGTGTGG GAAATGGCAGCTACAGCAACCACTGCACCTCCCCGGGGCTGCTGTCTCCAGGAGGAGTctccaaaaacatgcaggatAAGAGCCCTCCTTCGATGAGCATGAGCCGTAAGCCTGACCTCCGAACGCTGATGCCGCCCTCCAACAAGTGCAACAACATGCCAACTGTT AACCAGAGAATAAATCACTCTCAGACCGCTCAGACGCTGTCGACTCCTGCAGTGTCCATCTCTGCTCCGACTCTTCCTGGACAGGGGATGGGCGGATATCCGTCAACACTCAGCTCTTCTTATGGCACAG agtTCTCTCTCGGAAATGacctgtcctctctgtctggaTTTTGTGGTTCTGGTCTCGGATCCATGACAAGCTGGCAGCATCAGCAGATACAGAACCTGCAGCATCCAGCACTCGGACACATGGG AAACTTGTGTCAGAACTCCAACCTAAACCTCAACTCCGGTCATCAGAACCTACACATCAAGTCTGAGCCAGCTTCTCCTCCCAGAGACCGGAGCATTGCCATGGTCGGCACAGGACTCGGAGGAGGCGTGACCACGGCTGGATACTCTACCTCTGCCAGGGGTCCCAACGAATCGGGCCGCTCCCCCGGTGACAGCGCATCCAGCTGCGGGAGCTCGTATGAAGGCAGCGAGGAGCGTGAGGATTATCACGGCAGCGACGGCTTCCTACTCCGACCTCTGTCCAGTCAGGAGGAGCGCCACAGCCCCTCAGTCAAACGGATGAGGCTATCAGAGGGCTGGGCGACATGA
- the mef2ca gene encoding myocyte enhancer factor 2ca isoform X2 — protein sequence MGRKKIQIARIMDERNRHVTFTKRKFGLMKKAYELSVLCDCEIALIIFNSTNKLFQYASTDMDKVLLKYTEYNEPHESRTNSDIVDTLRKKGLNGCDSPDIEADDSAGQSPESDDKYRKINDDIDLMINRQRICGLPPSNYDMGVSIPGSNASGLLYSHPGIGGGLGNHNLLPISHTHPSLQRNSMSPQRPSSTGNAGLMGSELTSTVVSSVGNGSYSNHCTSPGLLSPGGVSKNMQDKSPPSMSMSRKPDLRTLMPPSNKCNNMPTVNQRINHSQTAQTLSTPAVSISAPTLPGQGMGGYPSTLSSSYGTEFSLGNDLSSLSGFCGSGLGSMTSWQHQQIQNLQHPALGHMGNLCQNSNLNLNSGHQNLHIKSEPASPPRDRSIAMVGTGLGGGVTTAGYSTSARGPNESGRSPGDSASSCGSSYEGSEEREDYHGSDGFLLRPLSSQEERHSPSVKRMRLSEGWAT from the exons ATGGGGAGAAAAAAGATTCAGATAGCCCGGATAATGGATGAACGGAACCGACAT GTCACGTTCACCAAGCGCAAGTTTGGTCTGATGAAGAAAGCATATGAGCTGAGCGTGTTGTGCGACTGTGAGATTGCACTCATCATCTTCAACAGCACCAACAAGTTGTTTCAGTACGCCAGCACCGACATGGACAAAGTTCTGCTCAAATACACAGAATACAACGAGCCCCACGAGAGCAGGACCAACTCGGATATTGTGGat ACACTGCGTAAAAAGGGTTTAAACGGCTGCGACAGCCCCGACATCGAGGCAGATGACTCTGCTGGTCAGAGCCCAGAGTCAGACGACAAATACCGCAAAATCAATGATGACATCGACCTAATGATCAACAGACAGAGAATCTGT GGTCTGCCTCCCTCCAACTATGACATGGGAGTGTCCATCCCAGGCAGTAATGCCAGCGGACTGCTGTACTCCCACCCAGGCATAGGAGGTGGTCTAGGTAACCACAATCTGCTgcccatctcacacacacacccctccctaCAGAGAAACAGCATGTCCCCTCAGCGGCCCTCTAGCACTGGAAATGCAG GACTGATGGGCTCAGAGCTGACGAGCACTGTGGTCTCCAGTGTGG GAAATGGCAGCTACAGCAACCACTGCACCTCCCCGGGGCTGCTGTCTCCAGGAGGAGTctccaaaaacatgcaggatAAGAGCCCTCCTTCGATGAGCATGAGCCGTAAGCCTGACCTCCGAACGCTGATGCCGCCCTCCAACAAGTGCAACAACATGCCAACTGTT AACCAGAGAATAAATCACTCTCAGACCGCTCAGACGCTGTCGACTCCTGCAGTGTCCATCTCTGCTCCGACTCTTCCTGGACAGGGGATGGGCGGATATCCGTCAACACTCAGCTCTTCTTATGGCACAG agtTCTCTCTCGGAAATGacctgtcctctctgtctggaTTTTGTGGTTCTGGTCTCGGATCCATGACAAGCTGGCAGCATCAGCAGATACAGAACCTGCAGCATCCAGCACTCGGACACATGGG AAACTTGTGTCAGAACTCCAACCTAAACCTCAACTCCGGTCATCAGAACCTACACATCAAGTCTGAGCCAGCTTCTCCTCCCAGAGACCGGAGCATTGCCATGGTCGGCACAGGACTCGGAGGAGGCGTGACCACGGCTGGATACTCTACCTCTGCCAGGGGTCCCAACGAATCGGGCCGCTCCCCCGGTGACAGCGCATCCAGCTGCGGGAGCTCGTATGAAGGCAGCGAGGAGCGTGAGGATTATCACGGCAGCGACGGCTTCCTACTCCGACCTCTGTCCAGTCAGGAGGAGCGCCACAGCCCCTCAGTCAAACGGATGAGGCTATCAGAGGGCTGGGCGACATGA